The following are encoded in a window of Impatiens glandulifera chromosome 5, dImpGla2.1, whole genome shotgun sequence genomic DNA:
- the LOC124939095 gene encoding agamous-like MADS-box protein AGL62 codes for MENIPSNPRATKRSKGCKIILKDRRRGREEDQQVTFSKLRSGLYKKISELSIVCAIEFIVMILSPSGKLFSFSSPNMELIAMKLLNNKKLERNTVTNSLMDESFRENMARLTSQLVEVMNLLDKEKEREKQIDKMVRARKIKSIIDTPISDLNESDAQMLEDWLKKVQSDLYARMKQLSETKVRYF; via the coding sequence ATGGAGAACATCCCTAGCAACCCTAGAGCAACCAAGCGTTCAAAAGGCTGCAAGATAATTCTCAAGGACCGACGTCGGGGAAGGGAAGAAGATCAACAAGTCACTTTCTCCAAACTCCGCAGTGGATTGTACAAAAAGATCAGCGAATTGAGCATCGTTTGTGCTATCGAATTTATTGTCATGATCTTATCTCCATCAGGGAAGctcttctctttttcttctccgAACATGGAGTTAATTGCAATGAAATTACTTAATAACAAGAAACTCGAGAGAAATACGGTAACAAATTCTCTTATGGATGAGTCATTTCGAGAAAATATGGCTAGACTAACTAGCCAACTTGTAGAGGTGATGAATCTTTTGGATaaggaaaaagaaagagaaaaacaaataGATAAAATGGTAAGAGCAcgtaaaataaaatcaattattgatACTCCTATTTCGGATCTCAATGAGAGTGATGCTCAAATGTTGGAGGATTGGCTCAAGAAAGTTCAGAGTGATTTGTATGCAAGGATGAAACAACTCAGCGAAACTAAGGTGCGTTATTTTTAA